A region from the Algoriphagus machipongonensis genome encodes:
- a CDS encoding VOC family protein, with amino-acid sequence MKYIFTFLLLSGIIMSTTAQIKVNHIAVHVSDLDASKEFYQSIVGLKEIDEPFKDGLHAWYDIGGGAALHIIEAPNVPTEISKVNHLCFSMEDMDSFIKTLQDTNYPFESWPGEKGKITTRVDGVRQIYIQDPDGIWLEINDDY; translated from the coding sequence ATGAAATATATTTTCACCTTCCTCCTATTGTCAGGAATTATCATGAGCACGACTGCTCAGATCAAAGTTAATCATATCGCGGTTCACGTTTCAGACTTAGATGCCAGCAAAGAATTCTATCAATCCATTGTAGGACTCAAGGAAATTGACGAACCCTTTAAAGATGGACTTCATGCCTGGTACGACATTGGTGGCGGTGCCGCACTTCACATTATCGAGGCACCGAATGTACCCACTGAGATTTCAAAAGTGAATCACCTATGCTTTAGCATGGAGGACATGGATTCATTCATCAAAACTCTTCAAGACACAAATTATCCTTTTGAAAGCTGGCCAGGAGAAAAAGGAAAAATCACCACCCGAGTTGACGGAGTCCGACAAATCTACATTCAAGACCCCGATGGCATATGGCTGGAAATAAATGATGATTATTAA
- a CDS encoding M1 family metallopeptidase: MKRKLILSLLLAGMGITEMSQSYAQEVKENNQSVFGEFMDRRGTYSRTASGKPGVGYWQNEADYSIKATLDDEAHTLTGQITMTYTNNSPEALDFIWMQLEQNRFTEESRGTLTTPIQGNRYNGDTDGGFDITNLEAKVGSKGDVSNKHIINDTRMQVWFAEPIPAKGGEATVSMNFSFKVPVEGMDRMGRLDVEDGTIYAFAQWYPKAAVFDEIEGWNVEPYLGAGEFYLEYGDFEYEITVPYDHIVVGSGELLNPKEVLSKELLDRYEKAQESDETVYLVSPEEIGNTELTRPKQEGTVTWRFAIENSRDIAFASSKSFIWDAAKINLPSGKKILAQSVYPKESDGVEAWTRSTEYSKASIEHYSETWFEFPYATATNVAADIGGMEYPGLNFCSYNSKGRGLWGVTDHEFGHNWFPMIVGSNERRYAWMDEGFNTFINHYSTLAFNDGEYPSRLDQTRRSVNYFTSETREGIDTYPDVVNVSNLGMIAYNKPAIGLLMLREYILGPERFDNAFKSYIKTWAYKHPQPSDFFNHMENVGGENLSWFWQGWFYGNGNIDLAVNGVFPYAGNYVLSISNKGEIPMPVVYELTYDDNSTERFTLPVEIWQRGDTWNHLIKTDKKITGVVLDPDKILPDVNLGNDSWPQVIYDNN, from the coding sequence ATGAAAAGAAAATTAATTCTATCACTCCTGTTGGCAGGAATGGGGATTACAGAAATGTCCCAATCCTACGCCCAGGAGGTAAAAGAAAACAATCAATCTGTCTTTGGAGAGTTTATGGACCGTAGAGGTACCTATTCAAGAACTGCATCGGGTAAGCCAGGAGTAGGGTATTGGCAAAATGAAGCCGATTATTCGATCAAAGCTACTTTAGACGATGAGGCTCACACCTTGACAGGGCAGATTACCATGACCTATACCAATAACAGTCCGGAAGCACTGGACTTCATTTGGATGCAACTGGAGCAGAATAGGTTTACTGAAGAATCAAGAGGAACTCTTACTACTCCTATTCAGGGAAACAGATACAATGGGGATACAGATGGTGGTTTTGATATCACCAACCTAGAAGCCAAAGTGGGTTCCAAAGGAGATGTTTCCAATAAGCATATCATCAACGATACAAGAATGCAAGTTTGGTTTGCTGAGCCTATTCCTGCTAAAGGAGGAGAAGCAACTGTATCCATGAACTTCTCTTTCAAAGTTCCGGTAGAAGGAATGGATAGAATGGGAAGATTAGATGTAGAAGATGGAACCATCTATGCATTTGCACAATGGTATCCAAAAGCTGCTGTTTTTGATGAAATCGAAGGGTGGAACGTTGAGCCTTACTTGGGTGCTGGAGAGTTTTACCTGGAGTATGGTGATTTTGAATATGAAATCACGGTTCCTTATGACCATATCGTAGTTGGTTCTGGAGAATTATTGAACCCAAAAGAAGTTTTGAGTAAGGAGTTGCTGGATCGATATGAAAAAGCACAGGAAAGTGATGAAACTGTTTATTTGGTTTCACCTGAGGAAATCGGGAATACTGAATTGACAAGACCAAAGCAAGAAGGAACAGTTACTTGGCGTTTTGCGATTGAAAACAGTAGAGATATTGCCTTTGCTTCTTCTAAATCTTTTATCTGGGATGCAGCAAAAATCAATTTGCCTAGTGGTAAAAAAATCTTGGCTCAGTCTGTATACCCAAAAGAATCTGATGGGGTAGAGGCTTGGACGAGATCTACTGAATATTCTAAAGCGTCAATTGAGCATTATTCTGAAACTTGGTTTGAATTTCCTTATGCTACCGCTACCAATGTTGCAGCTGACATAGGTGGAATGGAGTACCCCGGGTTGAATTTCTGTAGTTACAACTCAAAAGGTAGAGGTCTTTGGGGAGTGACAGATCATGAGTTTGGTCATAACTGGTTCCCAATGATTGTAGGTTCCAATGAAAGAAGATATGCCTGGATGGATGAAGGATTCAATACTTTCATCAATCACTACAGCACTTTGGCTTTTAACGACGGTGAGTATCCATCTAGACTTGATCAAACTAGAAGATCTGTAAATTATTTCACTAGCGAAACTAGAGAAGGAATAGATACTTACCCAGATGTGGTAAATGTATCCAATCTTGGGATGATTGCTTATAACAAACCAGCGATAGGACTTTTGATGTTGAGAGAATATATCCTGGGTCCAGAGCGCTTTGATAATGCTTTTAAATCTTACATCAAGACTTGGGCATATAAGCATCCTCAGCCTTCTGATTTCTTCAATCACATGGAGAATGTAGGTGGAGAGAATCTTTCTTGGTTCTGGCAAGGATGGTTCTATGGTAATGGAAATATTGATTTGGCAGTAAATGGAGTTTTTCCATATGCTGGAAATTATGTGCTTAGCATTTCGAATAAAGGAGAGATCCCAATGCCAGTAGTTTATGAGTTAACTTATGATGATAACTCTACAGAGAGATTTACTCTTCCAGTTGAGATTTGGCAAAGAGGTGATACTTGGAATCACTTAATTAAAACAGATAAGAAAATCACCGGAGTTGTCCTAGATCCAGATAAAATTCTACCAGATGTTAATCTTGGAAATGATAGCTGGCCTCAAGTAATTTACGATAACAACTAA
- a CDS encoding TonB-dependent receptor has product MKKQFLFAILTGLALSTKAQTDTTTQHLDEVIIQENRIQIPFSKQSRNISIIDKQQIETTPGRSLQEILSFVPGVDVRQRGVTGVQADIGIRGGSFAQTLMLLNGIKLTDPQSGHHMMNIPVPMVNIDRVEVLKGPGSRIYGQNAYAGAINVITSLSEEKFLRVQGYAGDFGMKGINFAGSLPAGKYKQNIAVSYDDSNGYQYNSDYQVSNIFYEGGINLNDQNSLRGMIAYTDRTFGANGFYSSSFPDQWESIQTTLSSLSHTLNTGQFYLNSRAYYRRNVDEYRLRRNEPEFYQNNHTSNVYALEANGHFKSSLGTTGFGVETRQETIESNNLGDRERTMGGLFLEQLFNFGDLVDLRAGIYSNYNSNYGWKHFPGAEVGFQASKEIRLYSGYGVSYRVPSFTDLYYVGPTNIGNDQLVPEQAQNWEIGAKWSKANFRSELVYYIRNTDNLIEWTRPTDNAGEDIPWQPQNFTKVNFDGIELSLFYRVNPRATTFQIKEFSFSYNYINADLKEQPGVETRYALTSLKNQVIGGALFGIGKKTEWNTKMRYVERMNQDPYFVIDMRIDYNRLGKIGVFAEASNLTNTEYVEAATIQMPGRWFRAGFMLNLE; this is encoded by the coding sequence ATGAAAAAACAATTTCTTTTTGCGATCCTAACTGGACTAGCTTTATCTACAAAAGCCCAAACAGATACGACTACTCAGCATTTAGATGAGGTCATTATTCAGGAGAACAGAATCCAGATTCCTTTTTCAAAGCAAAGTCGAAACATCTCTATAATTGATAAACAACAGATTGAGACCACACCAGGAAGAAGTTTGCAGGAAATCCTATCTTTTGTACCTGGGGTAGATGTTAGACAGCGAGGAGTAACAGGCGTGCAAGCGGATATTGGAATAAGAGGGGGCTCTTTTGCACAAACTCTTATGCTTCTTAATGGCATCAAATTAACAGATCCACAATCAGGGCATCACATGATGAATATTCCTGTGCCGATGGTCAATATCGATCGAGTGGAAGTCCTTAAAGGCCCAGGCTCCAGAATCTATGGTCAAAATGCATATGCAGGTGCAATCAACGTTATCACTTCTTTAAGTGAAGAGAAGTTTCTCAGAGTCCAAGGTTATGCAGGGGACTTTGGAATGAAAGGGATCAATTTTGCAGGCTCATTACCTGCCGGGAAATACAAGCAGAATATTGCTGTTTCTTACGATGACTCTAATGGTTACCAATACAATTCAGATTACCAAGTCAGCAATATTTTCTACGAAGGTGGGATCAACTTAAATGATCAAAACAGCCTTCGAGGAATGATTGCCTACACCGACAGAACCTTTGGTGCAAATGGATTTTACTCCAGCTCCTTCCCAGATCAATGGGAAAGTATACAGACCACCTTATCATCTCTGAGCCATACGTTAAATACTGGACAGTTTTATCTTAACTCACGAGCTTATTATCGACGTAATGTAGATGAATATAGATTGAGGAGAAACGAACCTGAATTCTATCAAAACAACCATACCTCCAATGTTTACGCCCTTGAGGCAAATGGACATTTCAAGTCTTCTCTTGGTACCACGGGATTTGGAGTAGAAACAAGACAAGAAACAATCGAGAGCAATAATCTGGGTGACCGTGAAAGGACCATGGGCGGTTTGTTCTTGGAGCAACTATTCAACTTTGGAGATCTAGTTGATCTAAGAGCGGGTATTTATTCCAACTATAACTCAAACTATGGATGGAAGCATTTCCCTGGAGCTGAAGTCGGTTTTCAAGCCAGTAAGGAAATACGCCTCTATTCTGGTTATGGCGTAAGCTATAGAGTCCCTTCCTTTACGGACTTATATTATGTAGGCCCAACAAATATTGGTAACGATCAATTAGTCCCTGAGCAAGCTCAAAATTGGGAAATTGGCGCAAAATGGAGCAAAGCTAATTTTAGGTCTGAACTGGTTTATTATATCCGGAATACCGACAATCTAATAGAGTGGACCCGTCCTACAGACAATGCAGGCGAAGATATTCCTTGGCAACCACAAAATTTCACGAAGGTTAATTTCGACGGGATCGAGCTTTCCCTTTTTTACAGAGTGAATCCAAGAGCGACAACTTTTCAGATTAAAGAATTTAGCTTTTCTTACAATTATATCAACGCGGATTTGAAAGAACAGCCGGGTGTTGAAACGCGGTATGCACTGACTTCTTTAAAAAATCAAGTCATTGGTGGTGCGCTGTTTGGTATAGGAAAGAAAACAGAATGGAACACAAAAATGCGATATGTGGAGCGGATGAATCAGGACCCTTATTTTGTGATTGACATGAGAATTGACTACAACCGACTGGGAAAGATTGGAGTCTTTGCAGAAGCTTCCAATTTAACCAATACGGAGTATGTAGAAGCTGCGACGATCCAAATGCCAGGAAGATGGTTTAGGGCTGGGTTTATGTTAAATCTGGAATAA
- the amaB gene encoding L-piperidine-6-carboxylate dehydrogenase: MSDQFGIQKSLQILGIKDKNPGSSTGTKWIGTNEAFFASISPADGKEIAQVQMGSKESYEAIISQSQKAFETWRNVPAPQRGEIVREIGNALREVKADLGKLVSYEMGKSYQEGLGEVQEMIDICDFAVGLSRQLYGLTMHSERPGHRMYEQWHALGIVGIISAFNFPVAVWSWNAALAWVCGDVCLWKPSEKAPLSGIACQNIAAKVFEKHGMPEGICSLIVGDYKVGELISHDKRVPLVSATGSTRMGKLVAEAVGARLGRSLLELGGNNAIIITGSADLDMAIRGALFGAVGTAGQRCTSTRRLIIHSSVYDEVKSRLADAYSKLVIGNPLDEKNHVGPVIDEDAVNMYLAALKKVETEGGKAVVEGGVMKGEGYESGCYVKPAIYEAENHFEIVQHETFAPILYLIKYEELEEAIALQNGVPQGLSSAIMTLNMREAEAFLSVAGSDCGIANVNIGTSGAEIGGAFGGEKETGGGRESGSDAWKAYMRRQTNTINYSANLPLAQGIKFDI; encoded by the coding sequence ATGTCTGATCAATTCGGAATACAGAAATCGCTACAAATTTTAGGGATAAAAGATAAAAACCCCGGGTCCTCAACGGGAACGAAATGGATAGGTACTAATGAAGCTTTTTTTGCTTCCATTTCGCCTGCAGATGGTAAAGAGATCGCTCAAGTGCAAATGGGGAGTAAGGAGAGTTACGAGGCTATTATTTCTCAATCTCAAAAGGCCTTTGAGACTTGGAGAAATGTCCCTGCACCACAGAGGGGTGAGATTGTTCGTGAGATTGGAAATGCACTGAGAGAGGTGAAGGCTGATTTGGGGAAGTTGGTATCCTACGAAATGGGGAAATCTTACCAGGAAGGCTTAGGAGAAGTTCAGGAAATGATTGATATCTGTGACTTTGCCGTGGGTTTATCCCGGCAATTGTATGGATTGACCATGCATTCTGAACGACCAGGTCATCGTATGTATGAGCAGTGGCATGCTTTAGGGATTGTAGGGATTATTTCTGCATTTAACTTTCCAGTAGCCGTTTGGTCATGGAATGCTGCATTGGCTTGGGTTTGTGGAGATGTTTGTCTTTGGAAACCATCCGAAAAAGCGCCTTTATCTGGCATTGCCTGTCAAAATATTGCTGCCAAAGTTTTTGAAAAGCATGGGATGCCTGAAGGTATTTGCAGTTTGATTGTAGGAGACTATAAGGTTGGTGAATTGATTTCTCATGACAAAAGGGTTCCTCTAGTTTCAGCCACTGGTTCGACGAGAATGGGGAAACTTGTTGCCGAAGCAGTAGGAGCTAGATTGGGAAGATCTTTGCTTGAGTTAGGAGGTAATAACGCGATTATCATTACTGGAAGTGCGGATTTGGATATGGCGATTAGAGGGGCATTATTTGGTGCAGTAGGCACCGCAGGACAACGTTGTACTTCTACTCGTAGATTAATTATTCATTCTTCAGTTTACGATGAGGTGAAAAGTCGATTGGCTGATGCCTACTCTAAGTTGGTAATTGGAAATCCCCTTGATGAAAAAAATCATGTTGGACCGGTGATAGATGAGGACGCCGTAAATATGTATCTGGCAGCGCTAAAGAAAGTGGAGACCGAAGGTGGCAAAGCTGTCGTCGAAGGAGGAGTGATGAAAGGAGAGGGGTATGAATCAGGTTGCTATGTGAAGCCGGCGATTTATGAGGCAGAAAATCACTTTGAAATTGTTCAGCATGAAACATTTGCTCCAATTCTATATTTAATTAAATATGAGGAGTTGGAAGAAGCGATTGCTTTGCAAAATGGAGTGCCGCAAGGCTTATCCTCTGCGATAATGACCTTAAATATGAGAGAGGCTGAAGCCTTTTTGTCGGTAGCAGGTTCAGACTGTGGGATAGCAAATGTGAATATAGGTACCTCTGGAGCAGAAATTGGAGGTGCTTTCGGAGGAGAAAAAGAAACTGGAGGCGGTCGTGAATCAGGTTCGGATGCTTGGAAAGCCTATATGAGACGGCAAACTAATACAATCAACTACTCTGCTAATCTTCCTTTAGCTCAAGGAATAAAATTTGATATATAA
- a CDS encoding DUF4421 domain-containing protein yields MPAYSKSFIILFAGLLSFFLSISAFGQVVYDTSYVDMQPEKFLIRLYTSKKYTDLRVAVPGEGKDYRFMPNSGLNLGLGFTYQKFTLNVAGPFGFMNKSRYEDWPIYLDLQVHAYPKKLIIDFLGQFYNGYSIASEYLSNTSEDYPREDMKLRTVGLNVNYLFNGEKLSLEAAFNQSHIQKRSAFSPFVGFEAYGGSVKGDSLLIPSSEMISLSSNFQKSSYFLAGPNAGLAGTLVFGRGFFLTGVASANLSLGYSDWENQNVTKKWGVVPTYFLRGFFGYNNDRFSINMNYVYKNSNLIKEEFFDNSINTGNYRVNLIYKINVGDKFKKGFQKVNPIRILSDLL; encoded by the coding sequence ATGCCGGCGTACTCCAAATCCTTTATAATCTTATTTGCAGGATTATTGTCTTTTTTCTTATCAATCTCTGCTTTTGGTCAAGTGGTTTATGATACTAGCTATGTGGATATGCAGCCGGAAAAGTTTTTAATCAGACTTTATACCTCAAAAAAATATACTGATTTGAGAGTGGCTGTGCCAGGAGAGGGAAAGGATTATAGGTTTATGCCTAATTCTGGTCTCAACCTAGGTCTTGGCTTTACTTATCAGAAATTCACATTGAATGTCGCTGGGCCATTTGGCTTTATGAATAAAAGTCGATACGAAGATTGGCCGATATATTTAGATCTTCAGGTTCATGCTTATCCCAAAAAATTAATCATTGATTTTTTGGGCCAGTTTTATAATGGTTATTCCATAGCTTCTGAATATTTAAGTAATACTTCCGAAGATTACCCTCGGGAAGACATGAAATTAAGAACTGTAGGGCTCAATGTGAATTACCTGTTTAATGGTGAGAAATTGTCTTTGGAGGCTGCATTTAATCAATCACATATTCAGAAGCGTTCTGCTTTTTCTCCCTTTGTTGGTTTTGAAGCTTATGGAGGATCAGTCAAAGGAGATTCCTTATTGATTCCTAGTTCTGAAATGATCAGCCTTTCCTCTAACTTCCAAAAGTCTAGCTATTTTTTAGCAGGGCCAAATGCCGGGCTTGCTGGAACATTGGTTTTTGGAAGAGGTTTTTTCTTGACAGGAGTAGCATCGGCAAATCTCAGTCTTGGATATTCGGATTGGGAAAATCAAAATGTAACCAAGAAATGGGGTGTAGTCCCAACTTATTTTTTGAGAGGGTTTTTCGGATATAACAACGACCGATTCTCAATTAATATGAACTATGTCTATAAAAACTCTAATCTTATCAAAGAGGAGTTTTTTGATAACTCGATCAATACCGGGAATTACAGAGTTAATTTGATTTATAAAATCAATGTCGGTGACAAATTCAAAAAGGGTTTTCAGAAGGTGAATCCAATAAGAATTCTTTCGGATCTTTTATGA
- a CDS encoding DUF616 domain-containing protein, with protein sequence MSKKLIYSVVTNQYDTIKPVQSFSGFDFWLFTDQEDLKVEGWETKPIPKSEEPIKQQRLIKIKSSELPSEYDLTIYMDGNMEIIQDPQLFLDRFYNGGFMTCVHPKRSTLQEEAKEILRKKKDLPVNVEKTLAFAESQGFKDDIGLFETMVLVRDRSQEVKDLESQWAKVFSENSHRDQLSLPIASFLSGVSIHGIPRIELFKYIKRNRGHNVSLKFFRGSSKPHAKKGFLDFLFKSKGG encoded by the coding sequence ATGTCCAAAAAACTGATCTATTCCGTAGTTACCAATCAATACGATACGATAAAGCCGGTCCAAAGCTTTTCAGGATTTGATTTCTGGTTATTTACAGATCAAGAGGACTTGAAGGTAGAAGGGTGGGAGACTAAACCCATCCCCAAATCAGAAGAGCCTATTAAGCAGCAACGCCTAATAAAAATCAAAAGCTCTGAACTTCCTTCCGAATATGACCTAACAATCTACATGGATGGAAATATGGAGATAATTCAAGATCCACAATTGTTCCTTGATAGATTTTATAATGGAGGTTTTATGACATGTGTTCACCCTAAGCGTTCTACTTTGCAGGAGGAGGCCAAAGAGATCCTTCGAAAGAAAAAAGATCTTCCTGTGAATGTGGAGAAAACTTTAGCTTTTGCAGAATCACAAGGATTTAAAGACGATATAGGACTTTTTGAAACGATGGTACTGGTTCGGGATAGATCTCAGGAAGTAAAAGATTTGGAAAGTCAATGGGCGAAAGTCTTCTCAGAAAATTCACATCGAGATCAATTGAGTCTGCCGATAGCATCTTTTCTATCTGGCGTCTCAATTCATGGAATCCCGAGAATTGAACTTTTTAAGTACATCAAAAGGAATAGAGGGCATAATGTTTCTTTGAAGTTTTTCAGAGGCAGTTCAAAGCCTCATGCAAAAAAAGGGTTCCTAGATTTTCTTTTTAAAAGTAAAGGGGGTTGA
- a CDS encoding FkbM family methyltransferase, with the protein MFKHKVKSSFKAFWKNLRFNLSASDNPLFISFYKHFYQPKKGSLSEFLSAYSKSKKGDFYVIQIGANDGITHDPIHKFIKRDRWKGVLLEPQPDVYKNELSKIYQKNEGLYPICAAIGEEDGSQKLYKIGFSEMRWATGLASFSLEKIEDHFKNGVVQLNCDKYGLEIPSDPKEQIQAVDVDVISPKTLIEKYKISQIDLLQIDAEGYDLQVILIFDIPNTKPEAIIFENENLDPKDLESCYELLRSNGYLLKEFGRDTLALKSTNKEMRQFMD; encoded by the coding sequence ATGTTCAAACATAAAGTAAAGTCTTCCTTCAAGGCATTTTGGAAAAATTTAAGATTTAATCTTAGTGCTTCAGACAACCCTCTTTTTATTTCGTTCTACAAACATTTTTATCAACCTAAAAAAGGTAGTCTTTCTGAGTTTCTTTCAGCCTATTCCAAATCAAAAAAAGGAGATTTTTATGTGATACAGATTGGAGCAAATGATGGGATAACTCACGACCCTATTCACAAATTCATAAAAAGAGACCGTTGGAAAGGGGTACTATTAGAACCTCAACCCGATGTCTATAAAAATGAATTGAGTAAGATTTATCAAAAGAATGAAGGGCTATATCCTATTTGCGCTGCAATTGGAGAAGAAGATGGTTCTCAAAAACTCTATAAAATTGGCTTTTCAGAAATGCGCTGGGCAACCGGCTTAGCATCATTTTCCCTAGAGAAAATTGAGGATCATTTCAAAAATGGTGTAGTCCAGCTTAATTGCGACAAATATGGTTTAGAAATTCCTTCGGATCCTAAAGAACAAATTCAAGCGGTGGATGTGGATGTCATTTCACCAAAAACCTTAATTGAAAAATATAAAATTTCACAAATAGACTTGCTGCAAATAGATGCTGAAGGCTATGATCTGCAAGTAATTTTGATTTTTGACATTCCAAACACCAAACCGGAAGCAATTATTTTCGAAAATGAAAACTTGGACCCTAAAGACTTAGAATCTTGCTATGAGTTACTTAGATCCAATGGGTATTTGCTTAAAGAGTTTGGAAGAGATACCCTCGCATTAAAATCCACTAATAAAGAAATGCGTCAATTTATGGATTGA
- a CDS encoding pyridoxal phosphate-dependent aminotransferase: MNSILSDRIINMEESATLAMAKKARELKSQGIDIIGLSLGEPDFKTPKHIQEAAKDAIDEGKYFSYPPVAGYQDLREAIAKKLRDQNEIAQAKAENIVVSTGAKHSIANVFMCMINEGDEVVIFSPYWVSYAEIIKLAGGVPVLIEGTLENNFKATAAQLEEAITPKTKAVIYSSPCNPSGSVFSKEELEAISQVVLKHDNIMVIADEIYELINFVGRNYSIASFPGMFERTITVNGFSKGYAMTGWRVGYICAPLFIAKAVEKIQGQFTSGGTGIAQRAALAAISGDQKPSQEMADAYFKRRELVMGLLKEIPGIKTHVPEGAFYFFPDVSDFFGKSAKGHTISNADDLCLYLLEAANISLVTGAAFGAPTCVRLSYAASEEELKEALGRMKKALGELA; this comes from the coding sequence ATGAATTCTATTCTATCAGATCGGATCATCAACATGGAAGAATCAGCTACGCTGGCAATGGCAAAAAAAGCCAGGGAGCTGAAATCTCAAGGGATCGACATCATTGGCCTAAGTTTAGGGGAGCCAGACTTCAAAACTCCTAAGCATATTCAGGAAGCGGCAAAAGATGCAATTGATGAAGGTAAATACTTTTCGTATCCCCCAGTTGCTGGATATCAGGATTTGAGAGAAGCAATAGCCAAGAAGTTAAGAGATCAAAATGAAATCGCACAAGCAAAAGCTGAAAACATTGTTGTTTCCACTGGAGCGAAGCATTCCATTGCGAATGTTTTTATGTGTATGATCAACGAAGGAGATGAAGTTGTGATATTCTCTCCTTACTGGGTGAGTTACGCAGAGATTATCAAATTAGCAGGCGGCGTACCTGTTTTGATTGAAGGTACTCTTGAAAATAATTTTAAAGCTACAGCTGCCCAGTTGGAAGAGGCAATTACTCCAAAAACTAAGGCTGTGATATACTCTTCTCCATGCAACCCTTCTGGATCTGTATTCAGTAAAGAAGAGCTGGAGGCTATTTCTCAGGTGGTTTTGAAGCATGATAATATCATGGTCATTGCAGATGAGATTTATGAGCTAATCAATTTTGTAGGAAGAAATTATAGCATTGCATCTTTTCCAGGGATGTTTGAAAGAACCATTACTGTCAACGGTTTTTCTAAAGGCTATGCAATGACTGGATGGAGAGTAGGTTATATCTGTGCTCCTTTGTTCATCGCAAAAGCGGTAGAAAAGATCCAAGGTCAGTTTACTTCTGGTGGTACGGGCATTGCACAGCGTGCGGCTTTGGCAGCAATCTCAGGAGATCAAAAACCTTCTCAGGAAATGGCAGATGCTTATTTCAAAAGAAGAGAATTGGTGATGGGCTTACTGAAAGAAATTCCTGGTATCAAGACTCATGTTCCTGAAGGGGCATTTTACTTCTTCCCAGATGTGTCTGATTTCTTTGGGAAATCAGCTAAAGGTCATACCATAAGTAATGCTGATGATCTTTGTTTGTACCTATTAGAGGCAGCAAATATATCTTTGGTTACTGGAGCGGCTTTTGGAGCACCAACTTGCGTAAGACTATCTTATGCGGCATCCGAGGAAGAGCTAAAAGAAGCATTAGGCAGAATGAAAAAAGCTTTAGGCGAGTTAGCTTAA
- a CDS encoding toxin-antitoxin system YwqK family antitoxin, with amino-acid sequence MSKYYFLLFSLLFLSKLSFAQESDTQKEADPDSSGVVDSNLLPTTMPLLLFDDNKEKEEKKEKKKKARKNIWFGLKTRKGYTKREIRDQQIFEYFNYTEESRRPSPYIRDVYWYDTQERSIKTSGYEEGKGYLLHGPYERTVNETVVESGMFYFGKKHKTWMLFDSKNVLQDKNHFNEGWPSESRVKYYDASTNTVEEITPIQYGLEEGNYFYFYDDKQVAVTGEYQYGEKVGLWTEYWDTGNTKAIRKREIQYQEEAYSKNFRPYIRAEWDKDGNLVYKKDL; translated from the coding sequence ATGAGTAAATATTATTTTCTTCTGTTCAGCCTCCTTTTTCTCAGCAAATTAAGTTTTGCCCAAGAATCGGACACCCAAAAGGAAGCAGACCCTGATTCCTCAGGTGTGGTAGATTCCAATCTACTTCCTACTACCATGCCCTTATTGCTATTTGATGACAATAAGGAAAAAGAGGAGAAAAAAGAGAAAAAGAAGAAAGCGAGAAAAAACATCTGGTTTGGACTGAAAACCAGAAAAGGCTATACCAAGAGAGAAATCCGAGATCAACAAATCTTTGAATATTTTAATTATACCGAGGAAAGCAGAAGACCTAGCCCTTATATAAGAGATGTTTACTGGTATGACACTCAAGAAAGAAGCATAAAAACTTCTGGATATGAAGAAGGAAAAGGGTATTTATTACATGGCCCTTACGAAAGAACGGTCAATGAAACAGTGGTTGAAAGTGGCATGTTTTACTTTGGGAAAAAGCATAAAACCTGGATGCTTTTCGATTCAAAGAATGTGCTTCAGGATAAAAATCATTTCAATGAAGGTTGGCCTAGTGAATCTAGAGTCAAATATTACGATGCCTCCACCAATACTGTCGAGGAAATCACACCGATCCAATATGGCTTAGAAGAAGGTAATTATTTTTATTTCTATGATGACAAACAAGTAGCTGTCACCGGAGAATATCAATACGGGGAAAAAGTGGGGCTTTGGACTGAGTATTGGGACACAGGAAACACCAAAGCCATTAGAAAACGTGAAATCCAATATCAGGAGGAAGCTTATTCAAAAAATTTCCGCCCCTACATTCGCGCAGAATGGGATAAGGACGGAAATCTTGTGTATAAAAAAGACCTTTAA